A window from Mycolicibacterium tokaiense encodes these proteins:
- a CDS encoding alpha/beta fold hydrolase: MTSLPGAGLLGHDVLITTPDGRRLRTMVDGDGDGDTLVVLEAGLGVSGLYWHPVVQLLHNDFRVIAYDRAGIGGSDPAPGRRTLDALARDLHTVIDSVPHRMLILVGHSWGGPIVRVAAAARRDVSALVLVDQTDENDPMFFERVVRLQFAVQAATMVPLARTGLLARLPDPSLHRLPAAVRSAVTEASYRPGAARAAAAETREVTTELSRLRQRPTAFGDLPIRVLSGQQVGRFDRRLRAELTRAHRLTARSHAGGRYVPAYASGHMIPTSEPELIADQVRELAQAG; encoded by the coding sequence GTGACCTCGCTTCCCGGTGCCGGCCTGCTGGGCCACGACGTGTTGATCACCACGCCCGACGGCCGGCGGCTACGCACCATGGTCGACGGCGACGGCGACGGCGACACGCTGGTGGTGCTGGAGGCGGGGCTGGGAGTCAGCGGATTGTACTGGCACCCGGTCGTCCAGTTGTTGCACAACGACTTTCGTGTGATCGCCTATGACCGTGCCGGTATCGGCGGCAGTGACCCGGCGCCCGGACGCCGCACTCTGGACGCGCTGGCGCGGGACCTGCACACCGTCATCGACTCTGTGCCCCACCGCATGCTCATCCTGGTGGGACACAGCTGGGGCGGGCCCATCGTGCGGGTGGCGGCTGCTGCGCGTCGCGACGTGAGCGCACTGGTGCTGGTGGATCAGACCGACGAGAACGACCCGATGTTCTTCGAACGGGTGGTCCGGCTGCAGTTCGCGGTGCAGGCCGCGACGATGGTGCCGTTGGCACGTACCGGACTCCTGGCGCGGTTGCCGGACCCGAGCCTGCACCGGCTGCCGGCCGCGGTGCGCAGCGCTGTCACCGAGGCCTCCTACCGTCCCGGCGCTGCCCGCGCCGCCGCCGCGGAAACCCGTGAGGTGACCACCGAGCTCTCCCGATTGCGGCAACGCCCCACTGCGTTCGGCGACCTACCGATCCGGGTGCTCTCCGGGCAGCAGGTCGGGCGATTCGACCGGCGGTTGCGCGCCGAACTGACGCGCGCCCACCGGCTGACGGCCCGCTCGCATGCCGGCGGCCGCTACGTTCCCGCCTACGCCTCCGGCCACATGATCCCGACCAGCGAGCCGGAGCTGATCGCCGACCAGGTGCGTGAGCTCGCTCAGGCCGGGTAG
- a CDS encoding proline dehydrogenase family protein encodes MSVFTSVARPVIMAAGRSEGLRRTAQRVPLTRKVVDRFVPGETIGDVLDAVVPLRDSQRFISIDYLGEDVTDTETADATVAAYLGLLDALAARGEAVIGPAPLEVSLKLSALGQALPRDGAKIALENAHTICAKAREAGVWVTIDAEDHTTTDSTLSIVRDLRVEFDWLGTVLQAYLRRTRADCAEFAAAGARIRLCKGAYDEPASVAFRDADDVTDSYVTCLRILMEGRGYPMVASHDPEILALVPGLASEYHRGTDDFEYQMLYGIRDAEQRRLAARGDHVRVYVPFGTEWYGYFVRRLAERPANLTFFLRALGERTR; translated from the coding sequence ATGTCCGTCTTCACCAGCGTGGCGCGCCCGGTCATCATGGCAGCCGGCCGATCCGAAGGGCTGCGCCGCACCGCGCAACGGGTTCCGCTCACCCGCAAAGTGGTCGACCGGTTCGTACCCGGGGAGACCATCGGCGACGTGCTGGATGCGGTGGTCCCGCTGCGGGATTCGCAGCGCTTCATCTCCATCGATTACCTGGGCGAAGACGTCACCGACACCGAGACTGCGGACGCCACGGTGGCGGCTTACCTCGGGCTACTCGATGCGCTCGCCGCACGTGGCGAGGCGGTCATCGGTCCGGCGCCGCTGGAGGTGTCACTGAAGCTCTCGGCACTGGGACAGGCGCTGCCGCGCGACGGCGCCAAGATCGCGCTGGAGAACGCGCACACCATCTGCGCGAAGGCCCGCGAAGCCGGCGTCTGGGTCACCATCGACGCCGAAGACCACACCACCACCGACTCCACCCTGTCGATCGTGCGCGACTTGCGGGTTGAGTTCGACTGGCTGGGAACAGTTCTGCAGGCGTATCTGCGGCGCACCCGGGCCGACTGCGCCGAGTTCGCGGCCGCCGGCGCCCGGATTCGCCTCTGCAAGGGGGCCTACGACGAACCGGCGTCGGTGGCTTTCCGCGATGCCGACGACGTGACCGACTCCTATGTCACGTGCCTGCGCATCCTGATGGAGGGTCGTGGTTATCCGATGGTGGCGTCGCACGATCCCGAAATTCTCGCGTTGGTTCCCGGGCTGGCCAGTGAATACCACCGCGGGACCGACGATTTCGAGTACCAGATGCTCTACGGCATCCGCGACGCCGAGCAGCGCAGGCTGGCTGCCCGCGGTGACCATGTCCGGGTGTACGTCCCGTTCGGCACCGAATGGTACGGCTACTTCGTGCGGCGGCTGGCCGAGCGTCCGGCGAATCTGACGTTCTTCCTGCGGGCACTGGGGGAGCGCACCCGCTGA
- the pruA gene encoding L-glutamate gamma-semialdehyde dehydrogenase produces MDAITAVPPPANEPVHDYAPGSSERERLTTALSELTSAPRDLPHVIGGEHRMGDGARVDVVQPHRHQAVLGTLTNAGTAEATAAVDAALAAKEAWADTPFDERAAVFLRAADLLSGPWRETIAAATMLGQSKTAYQAEIDAPCELVDFWRFNVSFARQILAQQPVSSPGVWNRTDYRPLEGFVYAVTPFNFTAIAGNLPTAPALMGNTVVWKPSITQTLSAYLTMQVLEAAGLPPGVINLVAGDGYAVSGVVLADPRLAGIHFTGSTATFQHLWREVGANIDRYHTYPRLVGETGGKDFILAHSSARPEVLRTALIRGAFDYQGQKCSAASRAFIPRSVWARMGDDFLGATAALSYGDVTDLSHFGGALIDERAFAKNVAAIERAKGAAGVTVAVGGEYDDSEGYFVQPTVLLSDAPGDEAFSTEYFGPILAVHVYPDERYTDILDVIDAGSRYALTGAVIADDRAAVLAAERRLRHAAGNFYVNDKPTGAVVGQQPFGGSRASGTNDKAGSSLNLLRWTSARSIKETFVAPTQHTYPHMEA; encoded by the coding sequence ATGGACGCCATCACCGCAGTTCCGCCACCTGCCAACGAACCGGTCCACGACTATGCACCCGGCTCCTCCGAACGTGAGCGCCTGACCACCGCGCTGAGCGAACTGACATCCGCCCCCCGCGACCTCCCTCACGTCATCGGGGGTGAGCACCGCATGGGTGACGGAGCACGCGTCGACGTGGTGCAACCCCACCGGCACCAGGCGGTGCTGGGCACCCTCACCAACGCCGGAACCGCCGAGGCCACCGCCGCCGTCGATGCGGCGCTGGCGGCCAAGGAGGCCTGGGCGGACACGCCGTTCGACGAGCGGGCCGCGGTCTTCCTGCGGGCGGCCGATCTGCTGTCCGGGCCGTGGCGCGAGACCATCGCCGCCGCCACCATGCTGGGCCAGTCCAAGACCGCGTATCAGGCCGAGATCGATGCACCCTGCGAGCTCGTGGACTTCTGGCGCTTCAACGTCTCCTTCGCCCGCCAGATCCTGGCGCAGCAGCCCGTCAGCAGCCCCGGGGTGTGGAACCGCACCGACTACCGCCCGCTGGAGGGTTTCGTCTACGCCGTGACGCCGTTCAACTTCACCGCCATCGCGGGCAACCTGCCCACGGCGCCGGCGTTGATGGGCAACACCGTGGTGTGGAAACCGTCCATCACTCAGACCTTGTCGGCCTACCTGACCATGCAGGTGCTCGAGGCGGCCGGGCTTCCCCCCGGTGTGATCAACCTGGTCGCCGGTGACGGATATGCCGTCTCCGGCGTGGTGCTGGCCGACCCGCGACTGGCCGGCATCCACTTCACCGGGTCCACTGCCACGTTCCAGCACCTCTGGCGTGAGGTGGGCGCCAACATCGACCGCTACCACACCTATCCGCGGCTGGTCGGGGAGACCGGCGGCAAGGACTTCATCCTGGCCCACAGCAGCGCCCGCCCAGAGGTGTTGCGCACCGCGCTGATTCGCGGTGCCTTCGACTACCAGGGGCAGAAATGCTCTGCGGCCTCGCGGGCGTTCATCCCGCGCTCGGTGTGGGCCCGGATGGGTGACGACTTCCTGGGCGCCACCGCGGCGCTGAGTTACGGTGACGTCACCGACCTGTCCCATTTCGGCGGCGCGTTGATCGACGAGCGGGCCTTCGCCAAGAACGTCGCCGCCATCGAGCGGGCCAAGGGGGCTGCCGGTGTCACCGTGGCGGTCGGCGGTGAATACGACGACAGCGAGGGCTATTTCGTGCAACCCACGGTGCTGTTGTCCGATGCTCCCGGGGATGAGGCCTTCTCGACGGAGTACTTCGGACCCATCCTGGCGGTGCACGTGTACCCCGACGAGCGGTACACCGACATCCTCGACGTGATCGACGCCGGCTCCCGGTACGCCCTCACCGGGGCGGTGATCGCCGACGACCGCGCCGCGGTGCTGGCGGCGGAACGGCGGTTGCGCCATGCCGCCGGCAACTTCTACGTCAACGACAAGCCGACGGGTGCGGTGGTGGGCCAGCAGCCTTTCGGTGGCTCCCGAGCCTCGGGGACCAACGACAAGGCCGGCTCCTCGCTGAACCTGCTGCGCTGGACCTCCGCGCGCTCCATCAAGGAGACTTTCGTGGCCCCGACCCAGCACACCTATCCCCACATGGAGGCCTGA
- a CDS encoding PucR family transcriptional regulator: protein MGSPAGLSLGQLLLALDATMVSLVDAPRGLDAAVSSAALIDTDDVRLGLARAASSADVFLLLGLGDDDAVQWLRRETRDRAPIAVFAKSPPPALVEAAVGASTAVVAVDPRARWERLYRLIIHVFDHHGAPLHESGTDLFGLAQSIADRIHGMVSVEDAESHVLAYSASDGEADELRRLSILGRAGPPEHLAWIAERGIFDALRSSDDVVQVAARPELGLQPRLAVGIRPPNPDSRRARQFMGTIWVQQGSQALAEDAEEILRGAAVLAGRIMTRLATTPSTHTVRLHEVLGLRDSDVDISVVARDLGIAYDGRAALIGVDTSTATARLAEVLALSASAFRADAQVAPHGSRVYVLLPRAARPAAVRSWIRGTIAALRTELGLHLWAVIAAPVAGLSAVAAARAEVDRVLDSAARHPGMQESVTSLAEARTTVLLDEVLTFLSGRDHLIDPRVRHLRHTDAALAETLRCYLDSFGDVAAAARELHVHPNTVRYRVRRIEEILSTSLADPDVRLALALSVRIS from the coding sequence ATGGGCTCCCCCGCCGGCCTGAGTCTCGGGCAGCTGCTACTGGCCCTCGACGCCACCATGGTCAGCCTGGTGGACGCACCGCGCGGGCTGGACGCCGCGGTGTCCTCGGCGGCGCTCATCGACACCGATGACGTCCGGCTGGGTCTGGCGCGAGCGGCCAGTTCTGCCGACGTGTTCCTACTACTGGGGCTGGGCGACGACGATGCGGTGCAGTGGCTGCGCCGCGAGACCCGCGACCGCGCTCCCATCGCGGTGTTCGCCAAGTCGCCACCCCCGGCACTGGTGGAGGCCGCCGTCGGAGCCAGCACCGCGGTGGTGGCCGTCGATCCCCGAGCGCGCTGGGAACGGCTGTACCGCTTGATCATTCATGTCTTCGACCACCATGGTGCGCCGCTGCACGAATCCGGCACCGATCTGTTCGGCCTGGCCCAGTCGATCGCCGACCGTATCCACGGGATGGTGAGTGTCGAGGACGCCGAGTCGCACGTGCTGGCCTATTCCGCCTCCGACGGCGAGGCCGACGAGCTGCGCAGGCTGTCGATCCTGGGCCGGGCCGGGCCGCCTGAACACCTGGCCTGGATCGCCGAACGGGGCATCTTCGACGCCCTACGCTCCAGCGACGATGTGGTGCAGGTGGCTGCGCGCCCGGAGCTGGGACTGCAGCCGCGCCTCGCGGTGGGGATCCGCCCGCCGAACCCGGACAGCAGACGCGCGCGGCAGTTCATGGGCACCATCTGGGTCCAACAGGGGTCGCAGGCGCTGGCCGAGGACGCCGAAGAGATTCTGCGTGGGGCGGCGGTGCTGGCCGGCCGCATCATGACACGGTTGGCCACCACCCCGTCGACGCACACCGTGCGCCTGCACGAGGTGCTCGGCCTCCGCGACAGCGACGTCGACATCTCGGTGGTGGCCCGCGATCTGGGCATCGCCTATGACGGCCGGGCGGCGTTGATCGGCGTCGACACCTCCACTGCCACCGCACGATTGGCCGAGGTCCTGGCGTTGAGCGCCAGCGCATTTCGTGCCGACGCCCAGGTGGCACCGCACGGCTCGCGGGTGTACGTACTGCTCCCGCGCGCGGCGCGCCCGGCGGCGGTGAGGTCGTGGATCCGCGGCACCATCGCCGCGCTGCGTACCGAGCTGGGGTTACATCTGTGGGCGGTCATCGCGGCACCGGTGGCAGGACTGTCTGCGGTGGCCGCTGCGCGCGCCGAGGTGGACCGGGTGCTCGACAGCGCCGCGCGACACCCAGGCATGCAGGAGTCGGTGACATCGCTGGCCGAGGCGCGCACCACGGTGCTGCTCGATGAGGTTCTGACGTTCCTGAGCGGGCGCGACCACCTGATCGATCCGCGGGTGCGCCACCTGCGCCACACCGACGCCGCCCTGGCCGAGACACTGCGGTGTTACCTCGACAGTTTCGGAGATGTGGCCGCGGCGGCGCGCGAACTGCACGTGCACCCCAACACGGTGCGCTACCGGGTCAGGAGAATAGAGGAGATCCTGTCCACGTCGCTGGCGGATCCCGACGTCCGCCTGGCGCTGGCGTTGAGCGTGCGGATCAGCTGA
- a CDS encoding TetR family transcriptional regulator: MRAPLTLSERKRVANRERIAFAAASLVAANGLVGTTVEQISENADVGRATFFRYFNSKEAAVAEGIARQWLDRIAEAVGAAPPGLSAAEAVRTAFAGLGEGFTAIEDQVRAFAELTRTSPALSAWTLQVYVGYETAIAELVAPRFADLRPDDPRPRLLGALAMASVRTALDTWLEHGGSLPDRVQQALAAVTIS, translated from the coding sequence ATGCGCGCACCCCTGACCCTGTCCGAACGCAAACGCGTCGCCAACCGTGAACGCATTGCCTTCGCCGCAGCGTCACTGGTCGCGGCCAACGGGCTGGTCGGCACCACCGTCGAGCAGATCTCCGAGAACGCCGACGTAGGCCGCGCAACCTTCTTTCGCTACTTCAACTCGAAGGAGGCGGCCGTCGCCGAGGGCATTGCCCGGCAGTGGCTGGACCGGATCGCCGAGGCGGTGGGCGCAGCGCCCCCCGGGCTGTCCGCAGCCGAGGCGGTGCGCACCGCATTCGCCGGCCTCGGGGAGGGTTTCACCGCCATCGAAGACCAGGTGCGGGCATTCGCCGAACTGACCCGCACGTCACCGGCTCTGAGCGCATGGACGCTGCAGGTGTACGTGGGTTACGAGACCGCGATCGCCGAGCTGGTGGCTCCGCGGTTCGCGGACCTTCGCCCCGACGATCCCCGTCCGCGACTTCTCGGTGCGTTGGCAATGGCCTCGGTCCGCACGGCTCTCGACACCTGGCTGGAGCACGGCGGTTCGCTGCCGGACCGGGTGCAGCAGGCGTTGGCGGCCGTCACGATCAGCTGA
- a CDS encoding sulfotransferase family protein, translating into MTLQDRFDPDELIDVACEAAGGRDFGNAYGWSDGLELLCEGLVDEAGLSPLGVEIAHAHMVRALVNRLQVFAWRTAHPEVADRRIHQPVVILGQPRTGTTLLHDLLSLDPGFRTPLTWEVDNPVPPPRPQQTVPGSPHPAGARRGQECGRILSSQFASMIFSVQYRLPTYYRWLLYDADCSGAYRFHRMFLQHLQSEVRCQWLLKSPAHLWQLDALLAEYPDAVLVQTHRDPLSVVSSMSALTHHLRRVATDRSTIAECAAQAYEEIVVGLERATRVREATGAQVLDVVFNDFVRDPWTTIKSVYQQLGRDLLPDVEARMRAYLAAHPCGAGPRRYTWADTGLDAGEARDRVRGYQERYNVPDERLR; encoded by the coding sequence ATGACGCTGCAGGACCGCTTCGACCCCGATGAACTGATCGACGTGGCGTGCGAGGCCGCGGGCGGACGCGACTTCGGCAATGCCTACGGCTGGAGCGACGGTTTGGAGCTGCTCTGCGAGGGACTGGTCGACGAGGCCGGACTGTCACCGCTGGGCGTGGAGATCGCCCACGCCCACATGGTCCGCGCGCTGGTCAATCGGTTGCAGGTGTTCGCCTGGCGCACAGCGCATCCCGAGGTGGCAGACCGGCGCATCCACCAGCCGGTGGTGATCCTGGGCCAGCCGCGCACCGGCACCACCCTGCTGCATGACCTGCTGTCGCTGGATCCCGGCTTCCGCACTCCCCTGACCTGGGAGGTGGACAACCCCGTGCCCCCGCCCCGGCCACAGCAGACCGTGCCCGGATCGCCGCATCCGGCGGGGGCGCGCAGGGGTCAGGAGTGCGGACGCATCCTCAGCAGTCAGTTCGCGAGCATGATCTTCTCGGTGCAATACCGCCTGCCCACCTACTACAGGTGGCTGCTCTACGACGCCGACTGCTCCGGCGCCTACCGGTTCCACCGGATGTTCCTGCAGCACCTGCAGTCCGAGGTTCGGTGTCAATGGCTGCTGAAGTCCCCCGCGCATCTGTGGCAGCTGGACGCGCTGCTGGCCGAGTACCCCGATGCCGTGCTCGTGCAGACCCACCGCGACCCCCTCAGTGTCGTCTCCTCGATGAGCGCGCTGACCCATCACCTGCGCCGGGTGGCCACCGACCGAAGCACCATCGCCGAGTGCGCTGCCCAGGCCTACGAGGAGATCGTGGTCGGGCTCGAGCGGGCCACGCGGGTGCGCGAAGCCACCGGGGCGCAGGTCCTCGACGTGGTGTTCAACGATTTCGTCCGGGACCCGTGGACCACCATCAAGTCGGTGTACCAGCAGTTGGGCCGCGACCTGCTTCCCGACGTGGAGGCGCGGATGCGCGCGTATCTGGCCGCCCACCCGTGCGGTGCCGGGCCTCGCCGGTACACCTGGGCGGACACGGGTCTGGACGCCGGAGAGGCCCGCGACCGGGTGCGCGGCTATCAGGAGCGCTACAACGTCCCCGACGAACGGCTCAGGTGA
- the dapC gene encoding succinyldiaminopimelate transaminase — MSARLPVFPWDTLADVTATARAHPGGIVDLSVGTPVDPVAPVIQEALSAAASAPGYPTTAGTPALRASMVSALQRRYGITGLGEAAVLPVIGTKELIAWLPTLLGLGAADLVVVPELAYPTYDVGARLAGAGVLAADSLTQIGPRTPALVFLNSPSNPSGRVLGVEHLRKVVDWARERGVVVASDECYLGLAWDAEPLSVLHPDVCGGDHSGLLAIHSLSKTSSLAGYRAGFVAGDPQLVGELLAVRKHAGMMMPGPIQAAMVAALDDDAHEKQQRQRYARRRDVLLPAVRDAGLRVDHSEAGLYLWVTRDEPCRDTLAWFAEQGILVAPGEFYGASGSRHVRIALTATDERIGAAAQRLAALT, encoded by the coding sequence GTGTCGGCGCGCCTGCCGGTTTTCCCCTGGGACACCCTGGCCGACGTCACAGCCACCGCGCGCGCACATCCGGGCGGCATCGTCGATCTGTCGGTGGGTACCCCGGTGGACCCGGTGGCCCCCGTCATCCAGGAGGCGTTGTCCGCGGCCGCTTCTGCGCCGGGGTACCCCACCACCGCGGGCACCCCGGCTCTGCGCGCGTCCATGGTGTCCGCGTTGCAGCGGCGCTACGGCATCACCGGCCTGGGGGAGGCCGCGGTGCTCCCCGTCATCGGCACCAAAGAGCTGATCGCGTGGCTGCCGACGCTGCTCGGGTTGGGCGCAGCCGACCTGGTGGTGGTACCGGAACTGGCGTATCCCACCTACGACGTGGGCGCTCGGCTGGCCGGTGCCGGCGTGCTGGCGGCGGATTCGCTGACCCAGATCGGGCCGCGGACCCCTGCCCTGGTGTTTCTCAACTCCCCGAGCAACCCCAGCGGACGGGTGCTCGGGGTCGAGCACCTGCGCAAGGTGGTGGACTGGGCCAGGGAGCGCGGCGTCGTTGTGGCATCCGACGAGTGCTACCTGGGTCTGGCCTGGGACGCCGAACCGCTGTCGGTGTTGCACCCCGACGTCTGCGGGGGCGACCACAGCGGCCTGCTGGCTATCCACTCGCTGTCGAAAACGTCGTCACTCGCCGGGTACCGCGCCGGCTTCGTCGCCGGTGATCCCCAACTGGTGGGTGAGCTGCTGGCGGTGCGCAAGCACGCCGGGATGATGATGCCCGGCCCCATCCAGGCGGCGATGGTGGCCGCCCTCGACGACGATGCCCACGAGAAGCAGCAGCGGCAGCGCTACGCGCGCCGCCGGGACGTGCTGTTGCCTGCGGTGCGGGACGCCGGGTTACGCGTCGACCATTCCGAGGCCGGGCTGTACCTCTGGGTCACCCGCGATGAGCCCTGCCGCGACACCCTGGCCTGGTTCGCCGAGCAGGGCATCCTGGTGGCGCCCGGAGAGTTCTACGGCGCCAGCGGTTCCCGGCACGTCCGGATCGCGCTGACCGCCACCGACGAACGCATCGGGGCGGCCGCACAACGGTTGGCCGCGCTCACCTGA
- the fdxA gene encoding ferredoxin, which yields MTYVIAQPCVDVKDKACIEECPVDCIYEGARMLYIHPDECVDCGACEPVCPVEAIFYEDDVPDDWSSYTQANVDFFSELGSPGGASKVGQTDNDPAAIKGLPPQGED from the coding sequence GTGACATACGTGATCGCTCAACCCTGCGTCGACGTCAAAGACAAGGCATGCATCGAGGAATGCCCGGTCGACTGCATCTACGAGGGCGCACGCATGCTGTACATCCACCCCGACGAGTGCGTGGACTGCGGCGCCTGTGAACCCGTCTGCCCGGTCGAGGCCATCTTCTACGAAGACGACGTGCCCGACGACTGGAGCAGCTACACGCAGGCCAACGTGGACTTCTTCTCCGAACTGGGCTCGCCCGGTGGCGCATCCAAGGTGGGCCAGACCGACAACGATCCCGCCGCCATCAAGGGACTGCCGCCGCAGGGTGAGGACTGA
- a CDS encoding sigma-70 family RNA polymerase sigma factor, which translates to MRLSAHAERFEREVIPFTGYLLGHAQSLTKQRHDAEDLVQDAMLKAYASFATFRTGSNMKSWLYRILVNTWVDNYRQSQRRPDEQLSGDLTDGQISNQMELTRFASRSAELEVLVNVPGAVTAALRDLPEDLREVIYYADVQGYRNTEIAVMFGIPVGTVASRLHRGRNRLRESLLGECA; encoded by the coding sequence ATGCGATTGTCCGCCCATGCCGAGAGATTCGAGCGCGAAGTCATTCCGTTCACCGGTTACCTTCTGGGGCACGCCCAATCCCTGACCAAGCAGCGCCACGACGCCGAAGACCTGGTGCAGGACGCCATGCTCAAGGCGTACGCGTCGTTCGCGACCTTCCGCACGGGCTCGAACATGAAGTCGTGGCTCTATCGGATCCTGGTCAACACCTGGGTCGACAATTACCGCCAGAGTCAGCGGCGACCCGATGAGCAGCTCAGCGGCGATCTCACCGACGGTCAGATTTCGAATCAGATGGAACTGACACGCTTCGCGTCCCGATCGGCAGAGCTCGAGGTGCTGGTGAACGTTCCGGGCGCCGTCACCGCGGCGTTGCGCGATCTGCCCGAAGACCTGCGTGAGGTGATCTACTACGCCGACGTCCAGGGCTATCGCAACACCGAGATCGCGGTGATGTTCGGGATCCCGGTGGGAACGGTCGCATCGCGCCTGCACCGGGGCCGCAACCGGCTTCGCGAGTCGCTGCTCGGGGAGTGCGCATAG
- a CDS encoding MPT63 family protein has protein sequence MKRTEVCMTVMLAAAGFATATLPAAHAVEGPASDELGHQLQLVDGAVVQSWTVTALRPSADAIPYPVRGVLWEAEATDEALQGNVVPVIPNFSARSRTGESYRVLFEVATPQGVNPGTLTPGHKVSGKLYFDVTGHVPDQVAYTAGGRDLLIWNAEQPGGAGPSSGAASTPVRAPAAESPAPAAEAVPPAADTDAAAMAPPSLGQGTPLAEESPARQGTPIPEVTPPPADPTPEWVGTPATGDPARRGTALTPAPSPAPEPVAVQPMPAETVAPFAPSEPPAR, from the coding sequence GTGAAGAGAACAGAAGTGTGCATGACGGTGATGCTGGCTGCGGCAGGCTTTGCGACGGCCACCCTTCCCGCGGCCCACGCGGTCGAGGGGCCGGCCTCCGACGAGCTCGGCCACCAACTGCAACTGGTTGATGGAGCTGTCGTGCAAAGCTGGACCGTCACTGCACTACGGCCCAGTGCGGACGCTATCCCGTACCCGGTGCGCGGAGTGCTGTGGGAGGCCGAGGCCACCGATGAGGCGTTGCAGGGCAACGTCGTACCGGTGATCCCCAACTTCAGCGCCCGGTCCCGCACCGGCGAGTCCTACCGGGTGCTGTTCGAGGTGGCCACGCCCCAGGGGGTCAATCCCGGGACTCTCACCCCGGGCCACAAAGTCAGCGGCAAACTGTACTTCGACGTGACCGGCCATGTGCCGGACCAGGTGGCCTACACCGCCGGCGGGCGGGACCTGCTCATCTGGAACGCCGAGCAACCCGGCGGCGCCGGCCCCTCGTCCGGTGCGGCGTCGACCCCGGTCCGCGCGCCGGCCGCGGAAAGTCCTGCGCCCGCTGCCGAGGCCGTACCGCCGGCCGCCGACACCGACGCCGCGGCGATGGCACCGCCATCGCTGGGGCAGGGCACCCCGCTTGCGGAGGAATCGCCCGCCCGCCAGGGCACCCCGATCCCGGAAGTGACACCGCCGCCGGCGGATCCCACGCCTGAATGGGTGGGAACCCCGGCAACCGGTGACCCTGCCCGGCGCGGCACAGCCCTGACCCCTGCGCCGTCACCCGCTCCGGAGCCAGTTGCAGTACAGCCGATGCCGGCTGAGACGGTAGCGCCTTTCGCCCCGTCGGAACCACCGGCGCGCTGA
- a CDS encoding YceI family protein has translation MTTAAAAGLTAGTWAIDPAHSSIAFSVRHLVVSKVRGTFGSFSGAITVAEDGTPSVTAEIDVASVNTGNEQREEHLKSADFFDVEKYPTAGFRSTGVQAKGDGYVLDGEFTLKGITKPISLALEFNGVNPGMGHGEVAGFEASVVLNRKDFGIDIDMPLETGGAVVGDKVTITLEIEALKQA, from the coding sequence ATGACCACTGCAGCAGCCGCCGGCCTCACCGCGGGCACCTGGGCCATCGACCCGGCGCACTCGTCGATTGCCTTTTCGGTCCGCCACCTCGTGGTGAGCAAGGTCCGGGGAACCTTCGGCTCGTTCAGCGGCGCCATCACCGTGGCCGAGGACGGCACCCCGTCGGTAACGGCCGAGATCGACGTTGCATCCGTCAACACCGGCAACGAGCAGCGCGAAGAACACCTCAAATCCGCCGATTTCTTCGACGTGGAGAAGTACCCCACCGCCGGCTTCCGGTCGACGGGCGTGCAGGCAAAGGGTGACGGGTACGTGCTCGACGGCGAGTTCACCCTGAAGGGCATCACCAAGCCGATCAGCCTGGCGCTGGAGTTCAACGGCGTGAACCCGGGCATGGGACACGGCGAGGTGGCGGGGTTCGAGGCCTCCGTGGTGCTGAACCGCAAGGACTTCGGCATCGACATCGACATGCCGCTGGAGACCGGCGGGGCGGTGGTCGGGGACAAGGTCACCATCACCCTCGAGATCGAGGCGCTGAAGCAGGCCTGA